One segment of Pleomorphomonas sp. PLEO DNA contains the following:
- a CDS encoding L-fucose/L-arabinose isomerase family protein — MPKQMTFGVIVGNRGFFPSHLAASGRLEMIAALEKQGYKAIVVSPEETAHGAVETYKEAEICAALFKKHAAEIDGIIITLPNFGEERGLADALRLANLNVPVLIQATPDEAGKMAITHRRDSFCGKMSICNNLQQYGIKYSLTTLHTEAPDSAEFEADLKWFAAVCRVVGGFKNLRVGAVGARPAAFNTVRYSEKLLERSGITVDTLDLSEVLGRIGKLKDDDASVQAKLAEIKAYVPVGNTPHAALIKMSKLGAVLDNWVETNRLTITSVQCWTSMEEFFGIVPCTVMSMMSQKLLPSACEVDTLGSLSMYALGLASETPSALLDWNNNYGGDPNKAVCFHCSNLPKHFFNEGVKMDYQQIIAGTVGAENTHGTLDGKVKSGAMTFLRLSTDDFSGKIKGYTGQGSFTDDPLNTFGGAGVVNIPNLQKLLRYICENSFEHHVATNFSNSAAAVTEAASKYLGWDMYVHE; from the coding sequence ATGCCCAAGCAAATGACCTTCGGCGTGATCGTCGGAAACCGTGGATTCTTCCCCAGCCATCTGGCCGCCAGCGGCCGCCTGGAGATGATCGCCGCTCTGGAGAAGCAGGGCTATAAGGCGATCGTCGTATCGCCTGAGGAAACCGCCCATGGCGCGGTGGAAACCTACAAGGAAGCCGAGATCTGCGCCGCGCTGTTCAAGAAGCACGCCGCCGAGATCGACGGCATCATCATCACCCTGCCGAACTTCGGTGAAGAGCGCGGCCTTGCCGACGCCCTGCGCCTTGCCAACCTCAACGTGCCCGTGCTGATCCAGGCGACGCCCGACGAAGCCGGCAAGATGGCCATCACCCATCGCCGCGACAGCTTCTGCGGCAAGATGTCGATCTGCAACAATCTGCAGCAGTATGGCATCAAGTATTCGCTGACCACGCTGCACACCGAGGCGCCCGACTCCGCCGAGTTCGAGGCCGACCTCAAGTGGTTCGCCGCCGTCTGCCGCGTTGTCGGTGGCTTCAAGAACCTGCGCGTCGGTGCCGTCGGTGCCCGCCCGGCCGCCTTCAACACCGTGCGCTATTCGGAAAAGCTGCTGGAGCGTTCCGGCATCACCGTTGATACGCTGGACCTCTCCGAAGTGCTCGGCCGCATCGGCAAGCTCAAGGACGATGACGCCTCGGTTCAGGCCAAGCTCGCCGAGATCAAGGCCTATGTGCCCGTCGGCAACACGCCGCACGCCGCCCTCATCAAGATGTCCAAGCTCGGCGCCGTGCTGGACAACTGGGTGGAGACCAACCGCCTCACCATCACGTCCGTGCAGTGCTGGACCAGCATGGAAGAGTTCTTCGGCATCGTGCCCTGCACCGTCATGAGCATGATGAGCCAGAAGCTGCTGCCGTCGGCCTGCGAGGTCGATACGCTCGGCTCGCTGTCGATGTATGCCCTGGGTCTGGCCAGCGAGACGCCGTCGGCGCTGCTCGACTGGAACAACAACTACGGTGGCGACCCCAACAAGGCCGTCTGCTTCCACTGTTCGAACCTGCCCAAGCACTTCTTCAACGAAGGCGTGAAGATGGACTACCAGCAGATCATCGCTGGCACGGTGGGCGCCGAGAACACCCACGGCACGCTGGACGGCAAGGTGAAGTCTGGCGCCATGACCTTCCTGCGTCTGTCGACCGACGACTTCTCGGGCAAGATCAAGGGCTACACCGGCCAGGGCTCGTTCACCGACGATCCGCTGAACACCTTCGGCGGTGCCGGCGTGGTGAACATCCCCAACCTGCAGAAGCTCCTGCGCTACATCTGCGAGAACTCCTTCGAGCACCACGTGGCGACCAACTTCTCCAACTCGGCCGCGGCGGTCACGGAAGCGGCCAGCAAGTACTTGGGCTGGGACATGTACGTCCACGAATGA
- a CDS encoding RloB family protein has translation MSESRRFRPLRRKVETKTPKPRIIIYTEGEKTERDYFEEMRRTFRSVVVDVEIIGGAGVPLTIANEAALAARTARRQGRNQSYTRYDEFWAVFDRDEHPNVTEAISKCRAAKVGVAFSDPCFELWLILHFQDFDRPDHRHDVQRHLETLCRDYDRSKRKTTDCTKLMDLIVEAEQRAERQLARRKDEGTPPGPPFTTVYELTRRIRVR, from the coding sequence ATGAGCGAGTCACGTCGATTTAGGCCTCTTCGCCGCAAGGTCGAAACAAAAACACCGAAGCCAAGGATTATAATCTATACTGAGGGAGAAAAAACGGAGCGGGATTATTTTGAAGAGATGAGACGCACTTTCCGGAGTGTGGTCGTGGACGTGGAAATAATAGGTGGCGCCGGGGTCCCCCTCACCATCGCCAATGAGGCAGCACTAGCTGCCCGAACGGCGCGACGACAAGGGCGCAACCAATCGTATACTAGGTATGATGAGTTCTGGGCGGTGTTCGATCGAGATGAACATCCCAACGTCACAGAAGCAATTTCGAAGTGCCGAGCCGCCAAGGTCGGGGTGGCATTTTCGGATCCTTGTTTTGAGCTTTGGCTAATTCTTCATTTCCAGGATTTTGATCGACCTGACCATAGGCACGATGTCCAACGGCATCTGGAAACTTTATGCCGCGATTATGACCGCTCAAAACGAAAGACAACCGACTGCACCAAGTTAATGGATCTGATTGTCGAGGCCGAGCAACGAGCCGAGCGGCAACTGGCCAGGCGAAAGGACGAAGGAACCCCACCTGGGCCACCATTTACTACGGTTTACGAGCTAACCCGGCGCATTCGAGTGAGATGA
- a CDS encoding ATP/GTP-binding protein, whose translation MLLRFETGNFLSFAGVQELSLVASKLKGREDGLMPIPGTPEFQAVPATLIYGANASGKTNFVRAFTFMRSAILHSHSQGSPDGGVPRKPFALDEEIRMTPSHCEAEFVVDGTRFIFGFTCDDESFLTEWLYAFPEGKRRKLYEREGKMVTFGQSMAGAKKTLVEFMRNNSLFISTATQNDHEELSRIATFFRNCTYSSNLEVSAANISNTFKKGQIDARAISFLQDTGTGIVGLEQHEKEITDEVKNFNTEFRSVLRKYLGDEIAPDPNTNEKDVEIQLIHQGTKKEYSLPLQQESSGTRRLLILISKILRALDKGTLIIVDELDASLHTLVAEQIIELFTNKEYNPRGAQLIATTHDTNLLACGHLRRDQIWFCEKDGTGSSHIFSLADFKLRPTDKFGKGYLEGRFGAIPFAGDLNALVGGKAS comes from the coding sequence ATGCTGTTACGCTTCGAGACAGGCAATTTTCTGTCCTTTGCTGGAGTTCAAGAACTTTCCCTTGTGGCAAGCAAGCTCAAGGGCAGGGAAGATGGCCTCATGCCCATTCCGGGGACGCCTGAATTTCAAGCGGTCCCCGCGACTTTGATCTACGGGGCAAATGCTTCAGGTAAAACCAATTTTGTCCGAGCCTTCACCTTTATGCGAAGCGCTATCCTACACTCCCATAGTCAGGGATCCCCTGACGGGGGGGTCCCCAGAAAGCCATTTGCCCTTGATGAAGAGATTCGGATGACCCCCTCGCACTGTGAAGCCGAGTTTGTCGTTGACGGAACGCGCTTTATTTTCGGATTCACTTGCGACGACGAGAGTTTCCTCACCGAATGGCTCTACGCGTTTCCTGAAGGAAAGCGAAGGAAGCTTTATGAGCGGGAAGGAAAAATGGTCACCTTTGGCCAGAGCATGGCTGGCGCGAAGAAAACCCTTGTTGAATTCATGCGAAACAACAGCCTTTTTATTTCCACAGCAACCCAAAACGATCATGAGGAACTCTCAAGAATCGCAACCTTTTTCCGTAACTGTACATATAGCAGTAATCTGGAGGTGTCTGCCGCCAATATTTCGAATACATTCAAGAAAGGGCAAATTGACGCCCGAGCCATCAGCTTTTTGCAGGATACCGGTACGGGGATTGTTGGACTAGAGCAACACGAAAAAGAAATTACGGACGAGGTTAAGAATTTCAACACGGAGTTTCGCTCAGTTCTGCGTAAATATTTAGGGGATGAAATCGCTCCAGACCCTAACACAAATGAAAAAGACGTAGAGATACAGCTAATCCATCAAGGAACAAAAAAAGAATACTCCCTACCACTGCAACAAGAAAGTTCTGGTACCAGACGTCTTCTTATTTTAATAAGCAAGATTCTTAGAGCGTTAGACAAAGGAACGCTAATAATTGTAGACGAACTAGATGCCAGTTTGCATACTCTAGTCGCCGAACAAATAATAGAGCTTTTTACAAACAAAGAATACAATCCACGCGGCGCACAACTTATAGCGACCACTCACGACACCAATTTGCTAGCCTGCGGCCATCTGCGACGAGACCAAATTTGGTTCTGCGAGAAAGACGGCACTGGTTCGTCTCACATCTTCTCGCTTGCCGACTTCAAGCTCAGACCGACTGATAAATTCGGAAAAGGTTATCTCGAAGGGCGTTTTGGGGCCATACCATTCGCCGGCGACCTGAATGCATTAGTGGGTGGCAAAGCATCATGA
- the poxB gene encoding ubiquinone-dependent pyruvate dehydrogenase, which produces MTESIAHYIARFLGEAGVKRIWGVTGDSLNGLSDSLHRLKQIRWMGTRHEEAAAFAAGAEAHITGELAVCAGSCGPGNLHLINGLFDCQRSHVPVLAIAAHIPSSEIGSGYFQETHPQELFRECSVYCELITNPDQMPRVLEVAVRTAIAKRGVAVIVLPGDIALKPMPEGVDIRWQAPEPGRVVPSERQVDALVALLRSSAKVTLLCGAGCADAHDEVVALAERLKAPIVHALRGKEFVEHDNPYDVGMTGLIGFSSGYHAMGAADTLLILGSSFPYRAFYPAGAKIAQVDSRPESLGAHTQIDLGIVGDVKATVTALLAKLPVNSDDAFLKTALEHYAKARQGLDDLATDDGEKGQIHPQYLARLISEKAADDAIFTCDVGTPTVWAARYITMNGKRRLVGSFSHGSMANALSQGIGAQGIDPNRQVVALCGDGGFAMLMGEILTVRQLDLPLKIFIVHNRSLGFVAMEMKAGGYISDDTDLNSPDFVKVAEAIGIKGIRVDDAKALPAAIDEAFATPGPVLVDVMTAKQELVMPPQINLEQAKGFSLYMMRAILNGRGDELIELAKTNWR; this is translated from the coding sequence ATGACCGAATCCATTGCCCACTACATCGCCCGCTTCCTTGGCGAGGCCGGCGTTAAGCGCATTTGGGGCGTGACCGGCGATAGCCTCAACGGGCTCAGCGACAGCTTGCATCGGCTCAAGCAGATCCGCTGGATGGGCACGCGGCATGAGGAGGCGGCGGCGTTCGCGGCTGGGGCCGAGGCGCATATTACCGGCGAACTGGCGGTGTGCGCCGGATCGTGCGGGCCGGGCAATCTGCATCTGATCAACGGGTTGTTCGATTGCCAGCGCAGCCATGTGCCGGTGCTGGCCATTGCCGCCCACATTCCGTCATCGGAAATCGGCTCCGGCTATTTCCAGGAGACGCATCCGCAGGAACTGTTCCGCGAGTGCTCGGTTTATTGCGAGCTGATCACCAACCCCGACCAGATGCCGCGCGTGCTGGAAGTGGCCGTGCGCACCGCCATCGCCAAGCGCGGCGTCGCCGTCATCGTGCTGCCCGGCGATATCGCCCTGAAGCCGATGCCGGAGGGCGTCGACATCCGCTGGCAGGCGCCGGAGCCGGGCCGGGTCGTTCCGTCTGAGCGTCAGGTCGACGCGCTTGTGGCGCTGCTGAGGTCCAGCGCCAAGGTGACGCTGCTGTGCGGCGCCGGCTGCGCCGATGCCCATGACGAGGTGGTGGCGCTGGCCGAGCGGCTGAAGGCGCCGATCGTTCATGCCCTGCGCGGCAAGGAATTCGTCGAGCACGACAACCCCTATGATGTCGGCATGACCGGCCTGATCGGCTTTTCCTCCGGCTATCACGCCATGGGGGCGGCCGACACGCTGCTCATTCTGGGCTCGTCCTTCCCCTATCGCGCCTTCTATCCGGCGGGCGCCAAGATCGCCCAGGTGGACAGCCGGCCGGAAAGCCTCGGCGCCCATACCCAGATCGATCTGGGCATCGTCGGCGACGTCAAGGCGACGGTGACGGCGCTGCTCGCCAAGCTGCCGGTCAACAGCGACGACGCTTTCCTCAAGACGGCGCTGGAGCACTATGCCAAGGCGCGCCAGGGGCTGGACGATCTCGCCACCGACGATGGCGAAAAAGGCCAGATCCATCCGCAATATCTCGCCCGGCTGATCAGCGAGAAGGCGGCGGACGATGCCATCTTCACCTGCGACGTCGGCACGCCCACCGTCTGGGCGGCGCGCTATATCACCATGAACGGCAAGCGGCGGCTGGTCGGCTCGTTCAGCCACGGCTCGATGGCCAATGCCCTGTCGCAGGGCATTGGGGCGCAGGGTATCGATCCGAACCGCCAGGTGGTGGCGCTGTGCGGCGACGGCGGCTTTGCCATGCTGATGGGCGAGATCCTGACGGTGCGCCAGCTCGATCTGCCGCTGAAGATCTTCATCGTCCACAATCGCTCGCTCGGCTTCGTCGCCATGGAAATGAAGGCCGGCGGCTATATTTCCGACGACACCGACCTCAACAGCCCGGACTTCGTCAAGGTGGCCGAAGCGATCGGCATCAAGGGCATCCGCGTCGACGACGCCAAGGCGCTGCCGGCGGCGATCGACGAGGCCTTTGCAACGCCCGGCCCGGTGCTGGTGGATGTGATGACCGCCAAGCAGGAACTGGTCATGCCGCCGCAGATCAACCTCGAACAGGCCAAGGGCTTCTCGCTCTACATGATGCGAGCGATCCTGAACGGCCGGGGCGACGAACTGATCGAACTGGCCAAGACGAACTGGCGGTGA
- a CDS encoding type II toxin-antitoxin system HipA family toxin — MALRGADILFKDELAGTLVETANGGTRFTYRADWRGGDIACCLPFLRREHEWPVGLHPFFQNIGSEGWLRQQKARAAHVVEDDDLGLLLRYGADCIGAVSVRPPDDAGALPEITEATVNPGRTVSGVQRKLLVARGADSRFVPAAATGPAPYIAKFNSERIGSLVRNEALSLRWMAAVLGKTEVTAFTTALISDLGEIALVVTRFDRAPDGGKLRLEDCAQILRKPRGQDYTGKYDAAYEDVASIIERYSSRPQIDLARFFKRLIAFVLIGNCDAHLKNFSLLETPDGLRLSPAYDVVNTALYDGFDQLLALSIGGRRLQLEAADQAVFRAFGKEIGLPDRVVDQTFKDLKRGVERAASVIQPPDAEPEDGFTHRFKEIVDRSCLRLLPA, encoded by the coding sequence ATGGCTCTGAGAGGCGCCGATATTCTGTTCAAGGATGAGCTGGCCGGAACGTTGGTCGAAACGGCCAATGGCGGCACGCGCTTTACCTATCGCGCCGACTGGCGCGGCGGCGATATCGCCTGCTGCCTTCCGTTCCTCCGGCGCGAGCATGAGTGGCCGGTTGGGCTGCATCCCTTCTTTCAGAATATTGGTTCGGAAGGCTGGCTTCGGCAACAAAAGGCCCGGGCGGCGCATGTCGTCGAGGACGATGACCTTGGGTTGCTGCTGCGCTATGGCGCCGATTGCATCGGGGCGGTCAGCGTTCGCCCTCCCGACGATGCCGGGGCGCTGCCCGAGATCACCGAGGCCACTGTGAACCCCGGCCGAACGGTTTCGGGTGTTCAAAGGAAGCTGCTGGTCGCAAGGGGCGCGGACAGCCGCTTCGTTCCGGCGGCGGCGACAGGCCCGGCGCCCTATATAGCCAAGTTCAATTCCGAGAGGATCGGCAGCCTCGTTCGCAACGAGGCCCTCAGCCTCAGGTGGATGGCCGCCGTGCTCGGCAAGACGGAGGTGACGGCGTTCACCACGGCCTTGATTTCCGATCTCGGCGAGATCGCGCTCGTGGTGACGCGCTTCGATCGGGCGCCGGATGGCGGCAAGCTGCGCCTCGAGGATTGCGCCCAGATCCTGCGAAAGCCGAGAGGGCAGGACTATACCGGCAAGTACGATGCCGCCTATGAGGACGTGGCCTCGATCATCGAGAGGTATTCATCGCGGCCGCAAATCGACCTCGCGCGCTTCTTCAAGCGCCTGATCGCCTTCGTCCTGATTGGCAATTGCGACGCCCACCTCAAGAACTTCTCCCTGCTCGAAACGCCTGATGGCCTACGCCTGTCGCCGGCCTATGACGTGGTGAACACCGCGCTTTATGACGGTTTCGACCAGTTGTTGGCGCTGTCGATTGGCGGCCGGCGATTGCAGTTGGAGGCGGCCGATCAGGCGGTTTTCAGGGCCTTCGGCAAGGAAATCGGCCTGCCGGATCGGGTCGTGGATCAGACCTTCAAGGATCTAAAACGCGGCGTCGAGCGGGCGGCATCCGTCATCCAACCGCCGGACGCCGAGCCCGAGGATGGCTTCACCCACCGCTTCAAGGAGATCGTGGACCGCTCATGTCTCAGACTTCTCCCAGCATAG
- a CDS encoding helix-turn-helix domain-containing protein has translation MSQTSPSIAPLAWPRLVEEALRRRKAEGLTQKEHAALSGVSHPTMAAFERGETTLTLAKAMDILRVVGLVDEPRPEDAQTRFVREAFERWQTLVAPLAPDAPARFPNGWFRVDYWLEGDLKTPDIAAFGRLLEKAVVAKTGWPPFWMPTRDATRPREVDGLIECWLAPPDDTERVFNDPAHSDFWRAAPSGRMVLMRGYQEDGADTFPAGAILDTTLPLWRMGEVLLHAERLASLLKKDADSRVTVHFRALFTGLSGRVLRPWANPLSDLIVQGHAAQSDEAMLEAEIPAADIEGRLAEHLLPLMASLYERFGVAGLSPGRVEAEVGGLLNGR, from the coding sequence ATGTCTCAGACTTCTCCCAGCATAGCACCGCTCGCCTGGCCGCGCCTCGTCGAGGAGGCCTTGCGCCGCCGCAAGGCGGAGGGGCTGACGCAGAAGGAGCATGCGGCTCTCTCCGGCGTCAGTCATCCGACCATGGCGGCCTTCGAGCGCGGCGAGACCACCCTGACGCTGGCGAAAGCGATGGACATCCTGCGCGTGGTCGGTCTGGTGGACGAGCCCCGGCCGGAGGACGCGCAGACGCGCTTTGTGCGCGAGGCTTTCGAGCGCTGGCAGACCCTGGTGGCGCCGCTCGCTCCGGATGCGCCGGCCCGCTTCCCGAACGGCTGGTTCCGGGTCGACTATTGGCTTGAGGGCGATCTCAAGACGCCTGATATCGCCGCCTTCGGGCGCCTTCTCGAAAAGGCCGTCGTGGCGAAGACCGGCTGGCCGCCATTCTGGATGCCGACGCGGGATGCCACTCGGCCGCGCGAGGTGGACGGGCTGATCGAATGCTGGCTGGCGCCGCCTGATGACACCGAGCGCGTCTTCAACGACCCCGCGCATAGCGATTTCTGGCGGGCTGCGCCATCGGGGCGAATGGTGCTGATGCGCGGCTATCAGGAAGACGGCGCGGACACGTTCCCGGCCGGCGCTATCCTCGACACGACCCTGCCGCTCTGGCGGATGGGCGAGGTGCTGTTGCACGCCGAAAGGCTGGCGTCCCTCCTCAAAAAGGATGCGGACAGCCGCGTGACGGTGCATTTCCGCGCCCTGTTCACGGGGCTGAGCGGCCGCGTTCTTCGCCCCTGGGCGAACCCGCTGAGCGATCTCATCGTCCAGGGCCATGCGGCGCAGAGCGATGAGGCGATGCTGGAGGCGGAGATCCCGGCCGCCGACATCGAGGGGCGGCTCGCCGAGCACTTGCTGCCGCTGATGGCCTCACTCTACGAGCGCTTCGGCGTTGCCGGCCTGTCGCCCGGCCGGGTTGAGGCTGAGGTGGGTGGTTTGCTCAACGGTCGATAA
- a CDS encoding xylulokinase: MTQQAMAAAIAEGRTSLGIELGSTNIKACLIGPDHEVLATGTHGWENQFVDRLWTYSEEAIWAGLQASYAALSADVKKRYNVELTKVGALGFSAMMHGYLAFDAAGKLLVPFRTWRNTNTERAAAELTKTLGFNFPLRWSASHLYQAVIDNEPHVESVAFITTLAGFVHWRLTGQKVIGVGDASGMFPIDAATHDYDAPMLKRFGQLVAAHKPGLDAPKLFPKVLVAGDDAGSLTAEGAKLLDPTGKLTVGIPVCPPEGDAGTGMVATNAVAPRTGNISAGTSIFAMVVLEKPLTTVHEELDIVTTPGGDLVAMVHCNNGASELGTWAGVFTEFAKAIGAKSDANAVFGALFAAALEGEADGGGLLAYNYLAGEPITGLTEGRPLVVRTPGSRLTLANFMRTQLYAAFGTLSLGMNVLHGEGVKLDSMFAHGGMFKTAGVAQRLLAAAIGAPVTVGDTASEGGAWGIAVLAEYLRSGKGKNLGVYLNERVFAGAKLDVAKPDAADVKGYGVWLKQYEAGLAIQKAAVEAIS; encoded by the coding sequence ATGACGCAGCAGGCCATGGCCGCGGCGATCGCCGAGGGACGCACATCGCTGGGCATTGAGCTCGGTTCCACCAACATCAAGGCCTGCCTGATCGGGCCGGATCATGAGGTGCTCGCCACCGGCACGCACGGCTGGGAGAACCAGTTCGTCGATCGCCTGTGGACCTATTCGGAAGAGGCGATCTGGGCCGGGTTGCAGGCGTCGTATGCCGCCCTCAGCGCCGATGTGAAGAAGCGCTACAATGTCGAGCTGACCAAGGTGGGCGCGCTGGGCTTTTCGGCGATGATGCATGGCTATCTGGCGTTCGACGCCGCCGGCAAGCTCTTGGTGCCGTTCCGCACCTGGCGCAACACCAACACCGAGCGCGCCGCCGCCGAGCTGACCAAGACGCTGGGCTTCAATTTCCCGCTCCGCTGGTCGGCTTCGCACCTTTATCAGGCGGTGATCGACAATGAGCCGCATGTGGAGAGTGTCGCCTTCATCACCACGCTGGCCGGCTTCGTGCACTGGCGCCTGACGGGCCAGAAGGTGATCGGCGTCGGCGATGCCTCGGGCATGTTCCCGATCGACGCCGCCACGCACGACTATGACGCGCCGATGCTGAAGCGCTTCGGCCAGCTGGTGGCCGCCCACAAGCCGGGCCTTGATGCGCCCAAGCTGTTCCCCAAGGTGCTGGTGGCCGGCGATGACGCGGGATCGCTGACGGCCGAGGGCGCCAAGCTGCTCGACCCCACCGGCAAGCTTACTGTCGGCATCCCGGTCTGCCCGCCGGAAGGCGACGCCGGCACCGGCATGGTGGCGACCAACGCCGTGGCGCCGCGCACCGGCAACATCAGCGCCGGCACGTCGATCTTCGCCATGGTGGTGCTGGAAAAGCCGCTGACCACGGTGCATGAGGAACTCGACATCGTCACCACGCCGGGCGGCGATCTCGTCGCCATGGTTCACTGCAACAACGGCGCCAGCGAACTCGGCACCTGGGCCGGCGTGTTCACCGAATTTGCCAAGGCGATCGGCGCCAAGTCGGACGCCAACGCGGTGTTCGGCGCACTGTTCGCCGCCGCGCTGGAAGGCGAGGCGGATGGCGGCGGCTTGCTCGCCTACAACTATCTGGCCGGCGAGCCGATCACAGGCCTCACCGAGGGCCGCCCGCTGGTGGTGCGCACCCCAGGCAGCCGCCTGACGCTGGCCAACTTCATGCGCACCCAGCTTTACGCCGCCTTCGGCACGCTCAGCCTCGGCATGAACGTGCTGCACGGCGAGGGCGTCAAGCTCGACTCGATGTTCGCCCACGGCGGCATGTTCAAGACGGCCGGCGTGGCGCAGCGCCTGCTGGCCGCCGCCATCGGCGCGCCGGTCACGGTGGGCGATACGGCGAGCGAGGGCGGTGCCTGGGGCATCGCCGTGCTGGCCGAGTATCTGAGGAGCGGCAAGGGCAAGAACCTCGGCGTTTATCTCAACGAGCGGGTGTTCGCCGGCGCCAAGCTGGACGTCGCCAAGCCCGATGCTGCCGATGTGAAGGGCTACGGCGTGTGGCTCAAGCAGTACGAGGCGGGATTGGCGATCCAGAAGGCGGCCGTGGAAGCCATCAGCTGA
- a CDS encoding class I SAM-dependent methyltransferase, whose product MTIEFYKAKAAEYAANENPPNPRLFGFLSRCKPGGGILELGTGGGVDAKAILDAGFRLDATDGSAELAAIASIRIGQPVRPMMFDELCATQHYGGIYACAALTHVPRAELGAVIGKIHAALVDGGLVWASFKTGTAEGDDGLGRYYNYLSADELVACWRDNGPWAELEVECWQGGAYDRRPTNWAAITAVRPRMPAP is encoded by the coding sequence GTGACGATCGAGTTCTATAAAGCGAAGGCCGCTGAATACGCGGCCAATGAAAATCCGCCCAATCCCAGGCTGTTCGGCTTTCTGAGCCGCTGCAAGCCGGGCGGCGGTATTCTCGAGCTGGGCACGGGCGGCGGCGTCGACGCCAAGGCGATCCTCGATGCCGGGTTTCGGCTTGATGCCACGGACGGCTCGGCTGAGCTGGCGGCGATCGCCTCCATCCGCATCGGCCAGCCCGTCAGGCCCATGATGTTCGACGAGCTCTGCGCCACCCAGCACTATGGCGGGATCTATGCCTGCGCTGCGCTGACCCACGTGCCCAGAGCCGAATTGGGCGCTGTGATCGGCAAGATTCACGCGGCGCTCGTCGATGGCGGCCTTGTCTGGGCGAGTTTCAAGACGGGGACAGCCGAGGGCGACGACGGCCTCGGCCGCTATTACAACTATCTCTCCGCCGACGAGCTTGTGGCTTGCTGGCGCGACAACGGGCCCTGGGCCGAGCTTGAGGTCGAATGCTGGCAAGGTGGGGCGTATGATCGGCGGCCCACGAACTGGGCGGCGATCACCGCCGTTCGGCCGCGAATGCCCGCTCCCTGA